From one Bifidobacterium sp. WK012_4_13 genomic stretch:
- a CDS encoding LacI family DNA-binding transcriptional regulator → MASIKDVARRSGVSISTVSYVFTGKRSVKLETRIRVFEAARELGYFPNVGAQMLRNGRTHIIALSSPIHSYTNFTNYAAFFFEMVRAAHRHHFHVLLFAGEDEDEQFVRFADSNLVDGVVLLDVAWNDERIQRAKLASVPYVSIGMPMDSENLIAVDVDFEEVGRVAIDRLAESGHKEILFVGSDQSVDSKSKDVTESNYLHRITASIQAQARRRGITVHSVLTKGDDYSSVRCLLADTFDQHDEITGMITQTSIEFVNNAIGVLQLIGRPIPERTSIVSLASYGKTEMLPVQIDEMPLLPAAVCSKAMQLLIGALDGEAPRAGHIELLHPTYIDRGSIRRV, encoded by the coding sequence ATGGCAAGCATCAAAGACGTTGCTAGAAGATCTGGGGTTTCGATCAGCACGGTTTCGTATGTATTCACTGGCAAGCGTTCCGTCAAGCTGGAGACGAGGATACGGGTGTTCGAAGCTGCGCGTGAGCTTGGATACTTTCCCAATGTCGGCGCTCAGATGCTCAGGAATGGCAGGACGCACATCATCGCCCTGAGCTCTCCGATCCATTCCTATACGAACTTCACGAATTATGCAGCCTTCTTCTTTGAAATGGTGAGAGCTGCGCACAGGCATCATTTTCATGTGCTGCTGTTCGCAGGGGAGGACGAAGACGAGCAATTCGTGCGCTTCGCTGACTCAAACCTTGTGGATGGGGTGGTGCTGCTGGACGTCGCATGGAATGACGAGCGAATACAGAGGGCGAAGCTGGCAAGCGTCCCTTACGTCTCCATAGGAATGCCGATGGATTCTGAAAACCTGATAGCGGTGGATGTCGATTTTGAGGAAGTCGGCAGGGTCGCCATCGATCGGCTTGCTGAAAGCGGTCACAAGGAGATTCTGTTCGTCGGTTCGGATCAATCCGTGGATTCGAAGTCGAAGGACGTCACAGAATCGAACTACCTGCATAGAATCACCGCTTCGATACAGGCGCAGGCCCGGCGGAGGGGCATAACGGTCCACAGCGTGCTGACGAAAGGCGATGATTATTCTTCGGTCAGATGTCTGCTTGCCGATACCTTTGACCAGCATGACGAGATCACTGGAATGATCACTCAGACAAGCATCGAATTCGTGAATAATGCAATCGGCGTATTGCAGCTCATCGGACGTCCGATTCCAGAACGGACTTCGATCGTTTCTCTTGCAAGCTATGGAAAAACCGAGATGTTGCCCGTCCAGATAGACGAGATGCCGCTGCTTCCCGCGGCTGTCTGCTCAAAGGCCATGCAGCTTCTCATAGGCGCGTTGGACGGCGAGGCTCCGAGAGCCGGTCATATCGAGCTTCTGCATCCGACATACATCGACAGGGGATCCATTCGAAGGGTCTGA
- a CDS encoding carbohydrate ABC transporter permease, whose amino-acid sequence MSRIPGNPSRRFFIYLVPGIAMLIWIVVIPTVWNIYLSFTQYRGIRPPIWIGLENWKSLLHDHTFWVSFGNSIWMILAMVVIPIVIGLLLSSLIFDVIQKKFGARMASTLRAVYYIPQILPIAVASLAMGWILKPQEGVVNELLKAVGLGALQQNWLGSPRTALIMLMLIMIWIQLGYPVVIFLSGLQRVDPELYEAASLDGAGWYQRFRVITLPAITPEIFVVALTCTIAALKVFAPVYMLTTGGPGDSTMVPSYYSYSQFFQTQQVGYGAAISTALAVVIIIVAIVFTRIQQNSEQKSEE is encoded by the coding sequence ATGTCACGTATCCCGGGTAATCCATCCCGACGATTCTTCATCTATCTGGTCCCGGGAATCGCAATGCTGATCTGGATCGTAGTCATTCCGACGGTATGGAACATATATCTGAGCTTCACCCAGTATCGTGGCATACGTCCACCAATCTGGATTGGTCTCGAGAATTGGAAAAGTCTGCTGCACGACCACACTTTCTGGGTATCGTTCGGAAACTCGATCTGGATGATTCTGGCTATGGTGGTCATACCGATCGTAATCGGCCTGCTGCTGTCGTCCCTGATATTCGATGTGATACAGAAGAAGTTTGGGGCTAGGATGGCGAGCACCTTAAGAGCGGTCTATTACATTCCTCAGATACTTCCCATCGCGGTGGCATCCTTGGCGATGGGATGGATACTGAAGCCGCAGGAAGGCGTCGTCAACGAACTGCTCAAGGCCGTCGGGCTGGGAGCCCTTCAGCAGAATTGGCTTGGCTCTCCCCGAACAGCACTCATCATGCTGATGCTCATCATGATTTGGATTCAGCTTGGATATCCGGTGGTCATCTTCCTATCCGGTCTTCAGCGGGTCGATCCGGAGCTATACGAGGCAGCGAGCTTGGATGGGGCAGGATGGTATCAGCGATTTCGCGTCATAACGCTGCCTGCCATCACTCCGGAGATCTTCGTGGTTGCGCTTACCTGCACCATCGCCGCGCTTAAGGTATTCGCACCGGTATACATGCTGACCACAGGCGGTCCCGGCGATTCGACGATGGTGCCTTCCTATTATTCCTACTCTCAGTTTTTCCAGACCCAGCAGGTAGGCTATGGCGCTGCGATCT
- a CDS encoding ABC transporter substrate-binding protein, which produces MNRIRKMVTASIAALTTVTLLAACGGTSGSTAQESKPSSITIWTYESADSAMGIAWKKAMTDFTAKTGIKVNYELKSFEQLNANASQVLNSSSAPDVMEYNKGNATAGVLASQGLLANLNKYVKQYGWNKIITGNLATTGKYSDKGVMGSGNWYGITSYGEDVFMYYNKSMFTKYGIAIPTTFDQLETALAAFKAKGVTPLSEAAQEYPLGQLWWQLFLMKATESQINAYQMYTGDVNWNSAAMKFATNTINDWVAKGYISKNSTGMKAQDAGDSFTNGTNPMFFSGTWWFGTFESQLKNKFEWTTATFPGAERVPGSSGNIWVIPSNSKKQDAAAEFIDYTLQPDIQTLMGNSGGVPINADLDKITDAKNQELLKQYKTVLNGDMLGYYPDWPTSTMYDDMNSALQNLVNGTTDTSQFLSTLKTKYDKGVEAAGVK; this is translated from the coding sequence ATGAACAGAATAAGAAAAATGGTAACGGCTTCAATCGCAGCGCTCACCACGGTCACTCTTTTAGCGGCCTGTGGAGGTACTTCGGGGAGTACGGCACAGGAGTCGAAGCCTTCGAGCATAACGATTTGGACATATGAGTCCGCGGATTCGGCAATGGGCATCGCCTGGAAGAAGGCCATGACCGATTTCACCGCGAAAACAGGGATCAAGGTCAATTATGAGCTGAAATCCTTCGAGCAATTGAACGCGAACGCGTCGCAGGTCCTGAATTCCTCAAGCGCTCCCGATGTCATGGAATATAACAAGGGGAATGCGACCGCGGGAGTGCTCGCCAGCCAGGGCCTTCTGGCAAATCTCAACAAATACGTCAAGCAGTACGGCTGGAACAAGATAATCACCGGGAATCTTGCAACGACTGGAAAGTACAGCGACAAGGGGGTCATGGGTTCAGGCAACTGGTATGGCATCACCTCATATGGCGAAGATGTCTTCATGTATTACAACAAGTCCATGTTCACGAAATATGGGATTGCGATTCCCACCACATTCGACCAGTTGGAAACCGCGCTTGCGGCTTTCAAGGCCAAGGGAGTGACGCCACTCTCGGAGGCGGCGCAGGAATACCCGCTGGGGCAGCTGTGGTGGCAGCTGTTTCTGATGAAGGCGACGGAATCGCAGATAAACGCCTACCAAATGTATACAGGGGACGTCAACTGGAATTCCGCTGCAATGAAATTCGCGACCAACACGATCAATGACTGGGTCGCCAAGGGCTACATCTCAAAGAATTCCACGGGCATGAAGGCTCAGGATGCAGGAGACAGCTTCACCAATGGGACCAATCCCATGTTCTTCTCTGGAACATGGTGGTTTGGCACCTTCGAATCCCAGCTCAAGAACAAATTCGAATGGACCACAGCGACCTTCCCCGGCGCCGAACGGGTTCCGGGCTCGTCGGGAAACATCTGGGTCATTCCGTCGAATTCCAAGAAGCAGGATGCCGCTGCCGAATTCATCGACTACACCTTGCAGCCTGACATTCAGACACTCATGGGCAACTCTGGCGGTGTTCCGATAAATGCCGATCTGGACAAGATCACCGATGCGAAGAATCAGGAGCTTCTCAAGCAATACAAGACAGTCCTGAACGGCGACATGCTCGGATACTATCCGGATTGGCCAACTTCGACGATGTATGACGACATGAATTCAGCCTTGCAGAACCTTGTCAACGGGACCACGGATACCAGTCAGTTCCTGTCAACCTTGAAGACAAAGTATGACAAGGGAGTCGAGGCGGCGGGGGTCAAGTAG